TGTTAGTACGTTGGAACAGTAGTTGTTAAAGACATATCAGGAACACTGGAACAGTTGGAACAGACTGTAACCGTTCACGGGGGGTAGAACATTCGTCTAATTTCTAAAACCCTTGCTAAGCAAGGGTTTCGGGATATTTATCGTAGGCGCTAATAGTGCCGAAAATGTCTAAACGACAATTTACCGACCAATGTAGGACTTTTGACTACTCAAAATTAGCCGTAAAAAATCAATTCAAGACTGGTTTTCGTACTGATTGCGTGTGATTTCATATGGGACATTTTTTTGCCCCCCCGTGAACGGTTACGAACAGACAATTAATTTTTATTAAATAAAAAATACCCTTCTGCCTCATTACCACCCAATTTTTCACTTAAAACTAATTGTGTTAAACCCTGTCTTAGTGCTGCTGATGCTGGCGATTTAGTGTTCCATTCTCTTTGCCAAGAACGGTGTTTTCTAATTGCATCGAACGAAACTGGAGGATTTTCAAATTTAGCAATTATTTCAACAATTTGACTCAAAAAAGTCTCGTCAATTTCTTCAACTATTTCTACACCAAATACTTCTAATTTCAGCAATGCTTCTCACTTATTAATATAGGACTTACGCATTGACAGAAAAGCCAAAATAACAGGTATAGTTTTCAAGGCTTGTAGCTAGATTTTTCAATCATATTTTGGCGCGACATCCAAAAGCCTGAAACAACGTATTTACGTTAATACACAAGATAGTTCTTTTGTACAGTGCGTAAGTCCTAAAAGGGTACTAACGAACTCTGCTGCAACACTGAAGCTGATTCCAGCTAATTCCTAATTAATCCTGGTCCGATTGAATTAACTTCTGCTTCCTTGAAGTCGCTTTTAGACATTTTACCTATTCGGAGCAGCTGGGACTTGCGGTATCTATCTCTATGATAGAAAACCGTTGAGCAATTTTACTCCAAAACACAAAGACGCAAAGTCTTTGTGAGTCCCTTTGCGTCTGATGCGCCGAATTTATTTTATCTACCCATACCTCAAACCATCTCTGAAGGTGTTTCCATCATTGGCTGAGGCTGGGGTTGGAACATGAACAAGGAGTATACCACATCTCGGCGAATATTGGTCATCATATCCAAGAATAATTCGTACCCTTCGCTCTTGTACTCAATCAGCGGATCTTTTTGACCATAACCCCGCAGTCCTACGGATTCCCGCAGAGCATCCATTTGTTGCAGGTGTTCCCGCCACAGGGTGTCAATCCGCTGTAAAATAAAGAATCGTTCGGCTTGCCGCATTAATCCTGGTCGAATTTGGTCAACTTCTGCTTCCTTGAGATCGTAAGTTTTTCGCACCTCTTCGTGCAGGAAGGCTTTGATTTCGCCCATTGCCATATCTTCTAATTGATTGGGTTGCAAGTCCGCTAGCAGATAGACAAATTCTTTGACTTTTTCAACCAACTTGTCCAATTCCCATTCTTCTGAGGGTAAGTCTGGGTTGATGTAGAAATCCACGATGTCATCCATCGTTTTTTCGGCGTACTTGACGACCTGTTCTTTGAGGTCTTGCCCTTCTAGCACCCGACGGCGTTCGGCGTAGATGGCACGGCGCTGGTTGTTCATCACCTCGTCGTACTCAAAAACCTGCTTACGGATATCGTAGTAGTAGGTTTCGACTTTTTTCTGAGCGCCTTCCAAACTGCGGGTGAGCATTCCAGATTCGATGGGCATATCCTCTTCGACTTGGAAAGCATTCATCAGGCGTGCGACGCGATCGCCACCAAAAATCCGCAGCAGATTATCCTCCAAGCTCAGGAAAAATCTTGTTGAACCGGGGTCACCTTGTCGTCCTGCACGTCCTCGCAACTGGTTGTCGATCCGTCGCGACTCGTGACGTTCAGTCCCGATCACGTGCAACCCACCCAGTTCTACCACTTCATCGTGTTCACGGTTGGTGAACTCTTCGTATTGGCGCCTAATGCGGTTGTATGCTTCCCGCATTTTCTGAATCACAGGGTCATCCGTGGGAGCTTTTTCTGCTGCCACAGCGACTTTCTCTTCTGCTTCCAGTTCCGGTAAGCTGCGATCGCCATACTCCCGTACAGCTGCTTCCACTGATTCTTTGAGGAGTTTCTCTATTTCTTTAGAAAGCAGAGTGGGGAAAACCTGTGGTGAAGCCTTCCAAGTTTTGACTTTCTTACCTGGGACAAAACCTTGCCCTCCGCCACTTGCTGAGGACGGTAAACCAACGGCTTTGTGAATGTTAAACATATCTTCATCTTCCGGTTTGACTATCCGGGGCATGAAGTATTCCCGCATCTTCAGACGCGCCATATACTCGGCATTACCACCTAAGATAATGTCAGTACCTCTTCCAGCCATGTTTGTCGCAATTGTCACCCCTCCTCTTCGTCCTGCTTGTGCGACAATTTCTGCTTCGCGTTCAACGTTCTCTGGTCTAGCGTTCAGCAGTTCGTGGGGAATTGACATTTGTCTTAACAACTGGCTGAGATATTCCGATTTTTCGACGCTAGTTGTTCCCACCAGGACTGGTCTGCCGAGTGTGTGCATTTCGGCACATTCTTTGGCGATCGCCCCCCACTTGCCTGCTTCGGTCTTAAAGACCATATCAGAAAGGTCTTGGCGTCTTCTCGGTCTGTTGGTGGGAATAATCGTGACTTCCAGTTTGTAAATTTTTTCAAACTCGGCTTCTTCTGTCTTCGCTGTTCCGGTCATACCACCGAGTTTTGGATAAAGCAAGAACAGGTTTTGGTAGGTAATTGTTGCGAGAGTTTGAGTTTCAGGTTGAATTTCTACCCGTTCTTTTGCTTCAATTGCCTGGTGCAGTCCATCACTCCAACGTCGTCCTGGTAAGACTCTACCCGTAAATTCGTCTACGATGACAACTTCTTCGTTGCGGACAATATAGTTGACGTCCTTAAGAAACAGTTCTTTCGCCTTAATCGCGTTGAAAGCGAAGTGTGCCCAAGGATCTTCAGGGTCGAATAAATCTTTTACTCCTAAAAGTTCTTCTGCTTGAGCAAAACCTTCATCGGTGAGCAGAACGTTACGAGCTTTTTCATCTACTTCATAATGTTCTTCTTTTTGCAGCGCTATTGCAATTTCAGCTGCTTTTAAGTATTTTTCTGTAGGTCTTTCTACCTGCCCAGAAATAATTAGTGGAGTCCGCGCCTCATCAACTAAGATAGAATCTACCTCGTCAATCACACAGTAATTGAATGGGCGCTGCACAACATCTTTGATGTCTGTCGCCATGTTATCGCGCAGGTAATCAAACCCTATCTCACTGTTAGTAACATAAGTTATATCACACTCGTAATTTTTCTTGCGCTCAGATGGCGTCATGCTTTGCTGAATCAGCCCCACGCTTAATCCCAAGAAACGATGCAGCTGTCCCATCCATTCTGCGTCCCGACGAGCCAGGTAATCGTTTACAGTGATGACGTGTACACCTTTTCCACTCAGGGCATTCAAATAACTTGGCAAGGTAGCAACCAAAGTTTTGCCCTCACCAGTTTTCATTTCGGCAATTTGCCCTTTATGCAGGATAGCACCGCCTAAAAGTTGAACATCAAAGTGCCGCAACCCTAAAACTCGTTGTCCTGCTTCCCGCACAACTGCAAAAGCTTCTGGCAAAATATCATCCAGAGTTTCGCCTTTCTTCAGACGCTGTTTCAACTCTGCCGTTTTACCCTTTAGCTCTTCGTCTGAAAGCGCTTTTATGTCTTCCTCTAGAAGATTAGTTTCTGTAATGAAAGGTTGATATTTCTTAAGTTTACGAGCGTTGGGGTCGCCCAACAAAGTCTTTAGCATGGCAGATTATACAAAATCAAGGGGATGGGGATAAATAATGATTGGGACTGATTATAAACTCCTAACCCAACGGATCCGGGTGTGGTTTTGGATGGGTTGTACATGAGAATTTGGTAAAAAACACGCGCTTATAAACACCCAATCAGTTTGCTATTAGGTTTGGTTTTATTTTTCAGCTTAAATTTAAACTGTTTTTATAGTATCATTTCACCTCCAGATGAGGCAGATAAGCCCGACCAAGCAGAGGTCGTGATTGCCCCAAGGGAGGGATGGGGAGCAGGGAGCGCTTAGCAGGGAGCGCTTAGCAGGGAGCAGGGAATAAAATAGAAGGGGGATAGTGTTTCTTAAGGGGGGTTGCTAGCGCTCTTAACCACGAGTTTAAAGTTCACTGGGAGTTATCCCACTCCGGAGTCAGACGACGAAAGTTAAAGTCCTTAGCGCTGGGATGACAGGTGACACAGCTGCCAATTTGCACGGGGTTAGGTAGCTTGACTCTAGGATGCAAAGCTTTGAAATACCGGGAGCTATTGATGCGATATGGTGTTTGCTCATCTTGGAGTTGAAC
This portion of the Brasilonema sennae CENA114 genome encodes:
- the secA gene encoding preprotein translocase subunit SecA; this translates as MLKTLLGDPNARKLKKYQPFITETNLLEEDIKALSDEELKGKTAELKQRLKKGETLDDILPEAFAVVREAGQRVLGLRHFDVQLLGGAILHKGQIAEMKTGEGKTLVATLPSYLNALSGKGVHVITVNDYLARRDAEWMGQLHRFLGLSVGLIQQSMTPSERKKNYECDITYVTNSEIGFDYLRDNMATDIKDVVQRPFNYCVIDEVDSILVDEARTPLIISGQVERPTEKYLKAAEIAIALQKEEHYEVDEKARNVLLTDEGFAQAEELLGVKDLFDPEDPWAHFAFNAIKAKELFLKDVNYIVRNEEVVIVDEFTGRVLPGRRWSDGLHQAIEAKERVEIQPETQTLATITYQNLFLLYPKLGGMTGTAKTEEAEFEKIYKLEVTIIPTNRPRRRQDLSDMVFKTEAGKWGAIAKECAEMHTLGRPVLVGTTSVEKSEYLSQLLRQMSIPHELLNARPENVEREAEIVAQAGRRGGVTIATNMAGRGTDIILGGNAEYMARLKMREYFMPRIVKPEDEDMFNIHKAVGLPSSASGGGQGFVPGKKVKTWKASPQVFPTLLSKEIEKLLKESVEAAVREYGDRSLPELEAEEKVAVAAEKAPTDDPVIQKMREAYNRIRRQYEEFTNREHDEVVELGGLHVIGTERHESRRIDNQLRGRAGRQGDPGSTRFFLSLEDNLLRIFGGDRVARLMNAFQVEEDMPIESGMLTRSLEGAQKKVETYYYDIRKQVFEYDEVMNNQRRAIYAERRRVLEGQDLKEQVVKYAEKTMDDIVDFYINPDLPSEEWELDKLVEKVKEFVYLLADLQPNQLEDMAMGEIKAFLHEEVRKTYDLKEAEVDQIRPGLMRQAERFFILQRIDTLWREHLQQMDALRESVGLRGYGQKDPLIEYKSEGYELFLDMMTNIRRDVVYSLFMFQPQPQPMMETPSEMV